In Fusarium oxysporum Fo47 chromosome XII, complete sequence, one DNA window encodes the following:
- a CDS encoding pyridoxal phosphate-dependent transferase: MAPSTIEDFAEVSTYQSSMPVKPMHQEGYLMHRSLVQHPYMVESASGVELKLSSGQTIIDGCAGAAVALIGHGNEEVIQAITDQARKVSYVHTQSYTTAPAEELANVILEGNPYGLEKAFFVGSGSEAVESALKLARQYHYEKGELDRVHIVSRRQCYHGNTMATMSISTNKARRAPYHGFLYPHVSHVSPAFAYHYKDDSETEEQFTARLLVELEEEFLRVGPKNVAAFIAETVVGATTGCVAAPAGYFKGVRAICDKYGVIMILDEIMCGVGRTGTFFAFEQEGVVPDITTIAKGLGGGYAAIAGVLIHKKVVDVLRHGSAAFNHGHTYQAHPISCAAALAVQTVLRRENLVERCHKMGLVLERLLRHELKVCKSVGDIRGRGLFWGVEFVKDLASKRPFDPSAKFGLLVQQIAFEKGVALYPGGATIDGVNGDHILLAPPFTITEDQLATICRVLKEAVLEAETMMLSP, from the coding sequence ATGGCGCCTTCAACGATTGAGGACTTCGCTGAAGTCTCCACCTACCAATCATCCATGCCCGTCAAACCCATGcatcaagaaggatattTGATGCATAGATCTCTTGTCCAACATCCTTACATGGTCGAGTCCGCGAGTGGAGTTGAGCTCAAGTTATCGAGCGGCCAAACAATTATCGATGGTTGTGCCGGCGCAGCTGTTGCTCTCATTGGCCACGGCAATGAGGAGGTCATTCAAGCCATTACCGACCAAGCTCGGAAAGTCAGCTACGTTCACACACAATCCTACACAACGGCAccagctgaagagcttgCCAATGTTATACTGGAGGGTAATCCATATGGCCTTGAAAAAGCTTTCTTTGTTGGCAGTGGCAGTGAAGCTGTTGAGTCCGCTCTGAAGCTGGCTCGCCAATACCATTATGAAAAGGGAGAGCTTGACAGAGTGCACATTGTCTCTAGACGCCAATGCTATCATGGAAACACGATGGCTACCATGTCTATCTCGACTAACAAAGCTCGCCGAGCTCCGTACCACGGCTTCCTGTACCCTCATGTCTCTCACGTCTCACCTGCTTTCGCTTATCACTACAAAGACGACTCCGAGACTGAAGAGCAGTTTACAGCGAGGCTTCTGGTTGAACTTGAGGAAGAGTTTCTACGAGTTGGTCCCAAGAATGTCGCCGCTTTCATCGCGGAAACAGTCGTTGGCGCGACGACAGGTTGTGTTGCTGCCCCGGCCGGCTACTTCAAGGGAGTCAGAGCCATCTGCGACAAGTACGGAGTGATCATGATTCTTGATGAGATTATGTGCGGCGTTGGCCGAACAGGCActttttttgcttttgaGCAAGAAGGAGTTGTACCTGACATCACCACGATCGCGAaaggtcttggtggtggttaTGCTGCCATTGCCGGTGTTCTCATTCATAAGAAGGTCGTTGATGTCCTCAGGCATGGCTCGGCAGCTTTCAACCACGGACATACgtatcaagctcatcctATTTCATGCGCTGCGGCATTGGCGGTACAGACAGTCCTAAGACGCGAGAACCTGGTTGAACGATGTCACAAGATGGGCCTTGTCTTGGAGAGGCTACTTCGACATGAGCTAAAGGTTTGCAAGTCAGTTGGTGATATCCGAGGTCGAGGTCTTTTCTGGGGCGTTGAGTTTGTCAAAGACCTGGCATCCAAGCGGCCTTTTGATCCTTCGGCTAAGTTTGGTCTGTTGGTGCAGCAAATCGCTTTTGAGAAGGGCGTTGCGTTGTATCCAGGCGGTGCTACGATTGACGGTGTTAATGGTGATCATATTCTGCTTGCGCCACCATTCACAATCACAGAGGATCAATTGGCCACTATTTGTCGTGTATTAAAGGAGGCAGTACTAGAAGCCGAAACAATGATGCTCTCTCCATAG
- a CDS encoding lysophospholipase catalytic domain-containing protein, translating to MLGFVALTLWLSTAIAAPDDTALIPRVNSVEIRALPNSPSGGYAPKVVDCPSTRPKVRLADELSSEEEAWVRRRRNNTIDDLKTFLSRANISGFDAESFVEKHKNNATGLPNIAIAASGGGYRALMNGAGFLSAADSRNNKTGPISGLLQSATYLAGLSGGGWLVGSIFANNFSTVPDLQSGEKVWRFDRSIFKGPKSSGISLLNTAEYWTEMKDAVDDKDKGWNTTLTDYWGRALSYQLVNAPEGGPSYTFSSIADTSNFKDADTPFPILVADGRAPGERVISLNATVYEFNPYEFGTWDPTTFGFVPTEYLASNFTNGSISSKGECVRGFDQIGFVMGTSSSLFNQFLLNNITKVGKENDIPDIVVKAIEGVLVGLDQDDEDIAQYTPNPFFGWNPTDKSVNSKDHQLTLVDGGEDLQNIPLHPLIQPVRGVDIIFAIDSSADTNNNWPNGTALRATYDRVGSSIGNGTQFPAVPSAETFVNEKLNQRPTLFGCDANNFTLSDGEVPPPLIFYIPNAPYTYHSNVSTFDMSYTTAERDNIILNALNGATQGNATIDKEWPTCVACAVMSRSWWKANETVPDACKTCFDRYCWDGKSNNTAVKSYEPEYIIGGNATADAADNAAGARLGPSWFVSAGVGAAALFALM from the coding sequence ATGCTCGGCTTCGTGGCCCTCACGCTCTGGCTCAGCACAGCAATTGCTGCTCCGGATGACACGGCTTTAATCCCCAGGGTCAATTCAGTCGAGATCCGAGCTCTGCCAAATTCTCCGAGTGGTGGATATGCTCCGAAGGTAGTTGATTGCCCTTCAACGCGTCCAAAAGTTCGTCTTGCCGATGAATTGTccagcgaggaagaggccTGGGTTCGACGCCGCAGAAACAACACCATTGATGACCTCAAGACATTCTTGTCGCGAGCCAACATTTCTGGCTTCGATGCCGAGAGCTTCGTTGAGAAGCATAAGAACAATGCGACTGGTCTACCCAACATCGCCATTGCCGCGTCCGGCGGTGGCTATCGCGCTTTGATGAATGGTGCAGGCTTCCTCTCAGCTGCTGATTCACGCAACAACAAGACCGGCCCCATCAGTGGCCTTCTTCAATCGGCAACTTATCTGGCTGGCCTTTCTGGTGGTGGCTGGCTAGTGGGTTCCATTTTTGCCAACAACTTCTCAACAGTCCCAGACTTGCAGTCTGGTGAGAAAGTCTGGCGTTTTGACCGCTCCATCTTCAAGGGCCCCAAGAGCTCTGGAATcagtcttctcaacaccgCCGAGTACTGGACTGAGATGAAAGATGCCGTTgacgacaaggacaagggcTGGAATACTACTCTCACCGATTATTGGGGCCGAGCTTTGTCGTATCAGCTCGTCAATGCCCCAGAGGGTGGACCTTCTTACACTTTCTCTTCCATTGCCGATACCTCCAACTTCAAGGATGCAGACACGCCCTTCCCCATCCTCGTTGCTGATGGTCGTGCTCCAGGTGAGCGCGTCATCTCCTTGAACGCTACTGTATATGAGTTCAACCCATACGAGTTTGGTACATGGGATCCTACAACCTTTGGCTTCGTACCTACTGAGTATCTCGCTTCCAACTTCACCAACGGCAGTATCAGCTCCAAGGGTGAATGCGTTCGCGGATTTGATCAGATCGGCTTTGTTATGGGAACGTCCTCTTCACTGTTCAACCAgttccttctcaacaacatcaccaaggtCGGCAAAGAGAATGATATTCCAGATATTGTTGTCAAAGCAATTGAAGGCGTCTTGGTTGGCTTAGATCaggatgacgaggatatCGCTCAGTATACACCCAACCCCTTCTTCGGATGGAACCCTACCGACAAGAGCGTCAATTCCAAGGACCATCAGTTGACTCTTGTCGATGGTGGAGAGGATCTGCAGAACATCCCTCTTCACCCATTGATCCAACCCGTTCGTGGTGTTGATATCATTTTTGCTATTGATTCGTCTGCTGATACGAACAACAACTGGCCTAACGGTACTGCTCTTCGTGCTACATATGACCGTGTTGGCTCCAGCATTGGCAATGGCACACAATTCCCCGCGGTCCCATCAGCTGAGACCTTTGTAAACGAGAAGTTGAACCAGCGCCCCACGCTCTTTGGCTGTGACGCGAACAACTTCACTCTTTCAGACGGTGAGGTTCCACCTCCGCTGATCTTCTACATCCCCAACGCTCCCTACACCTACCACAGCAACGTGTCTACTTTCGACATGTCGTATACCACTGCCGAGCGTGACAACATCATTCTCAATGCTCTGAACGGAGCTACCCAAGGAAACGCCACTATCGACAAGGAGTGGCCTACCTGCGTTGCATGCGCTGTCATGAGCAGAAGCTGGTGGAAAGCAAATGAGACTGTCCCCGATGCATGCAAGACCTGCTTCGATCGATACTGCTGGGACGGAAAGTCTAATAACACTGCTGTCAAGAGCTACGAGCCCGAGTACATCATTGGAGGAAATGCGACCGCGGATGCGGCAGACAACGCAGCTGGAGCCAGGCTTGGTCCAAGCTGGTTTGTCTCGGCTGGTGTCGGAGCTGCTGCTTTGTTTGCTCTCATGTGA
- a CDS encoding major facilitator superfamily domain-containing protein, with the protein MSAQTDKPGSDWPCSSNSSDNEKGNDTDISQPDSESPTPTSPAVEFDNPKGWIAVAAAACSLFVYLGVIYSWGIMQVRLVEVTGTNLTTLTFVGSLATSFMISLSILSGIAVRKLGYQKTALAGGVLMGLGEFLASWTTKHVGALFVFHGVVFGIGGGLSIFACSTAPLRWFKRHRGLAMGIVFGGGSLGAAVMSIATNLLVKQVDVAWTFRILGFMLWGVCIPASYFIQQPEGSMSAGLKLQWHRFREPRFLLIIAGTALSCFPLFIPPYFIPIFTRSMGYSQQIAIIILAAWNLASTVGRVLGGYTADHLLGPLNSLIVCLLFIGLSSLVVWPLASSVGIFSIFLVFNGIGCGAFFSLVPPMLGATMGPENTLGILPIVWTTWFCGFFFGTPIASGIYSLADSSNHSLSVFRPAAYYSGAGRIEVKFVARVLVAFISDRDTMKLDIAKLTAFLVANSTGTGVLVCPGGGYSHVSIIKEGYTPAAYLNKLGIDAWVLDYTTTSNATAPIYPKPEDEVFAALKKIRHDNPKIEKLGIWGFSAGGHLASTTLTNPKAGLDFGILAYPVITLEGNYTHIGSRDNLVGPNATAEELHDLSAQNLVSDTTPPTFLFHTFDDQAVPVQNTLMFAEAMAAHKRKAQVLILPDGPHGLGLALDDPQYHHCSRRLKLRNCFSCIRCK; encoded by the exons ATGTCAGCACAGACAGACAAGCCAGGTTCCGACTGGCCATGCTCATCGAACTCGtcggacaacgaaaaagGCAATGATACCGACATCTCACAACCCGACAGCGAGTCACCCACTCCAACATCACCAGCGGTCGAGTTCGATAATCCAAAAGGATGGATAGCTGTGGCAGCCGCAGCATGTTCTCTTTTCGTTTACCTCGGGGTGATCTACTCATGGGGCATTATGCAGGTCAGACTTGTCGAAGTGACTGGAACAAACCTCACAACCTTGACATTTGTTGGATCACTTGCAACATCATTCATGATATCACTCAGTATCCTCTCTGGCATCGCTGTTCGAAAGCTTGGCTACCAGAAAACTGCTCTAGCTGGTGGCGTCTTGATGGGTCTGGGTGAATTCCTCGCAAGTTGGACAACAAAGCATGTCGGGGCTCTCTTTGTCTTCCACGGTGTAGTATTTGGCATCGGAGGGGGACTATCCATCTTC GCATGCTCGACTGCTCCCCTAAGGTGGTTCAAGAGACACCGTGGCCTGGCTATGGGTATCGTGTTTGGAGGAGGCAGCCTTGGTGCAGCTGTCATGAGCATCGCGACGAATCTTCTCGTGAAACAAGTCGATGTCGCATGGACATTCCGTATTCTAGGCTTCATGCTCTGGGGAGTCTGTATTCCAGCTTCATACTTCATTCAACAGCCCGAGGGATCCATGAGTGCCGGCTTGAAACTTCAGTG GCATCGCTTCCGGGAGCCTCGGTTCCTCCTTATTATCGCCGGGACAGCTTTGTCATGCTTTCCCTTGTTTATTCCACCATACTTTATTCCTATCTTCACCCGATCCATGGGCTACTCTCAACAGATTGCGATTATCATACTGGCGGCTTGGAACTTGGCTTCCACCGTTGGCCGGGTTCTAGGGGGCTATACTGCAGACCACTTGCTTGGCCCTTTGAACAGCTTGATTGTCTGCCTTCTCTTTATTGGTCTCAGCTCACTCGTTGTGTGGCCACTAGCGTCTTCGGTTGGAATCTTCTCTATCTTCCTCGTATTTAACGGCATTGGCTGTGGAGCGTTTTTTAGTCTGGTTCCTCCCATGCTCGGAGCCACAATGGGGCCAGAGAATACTCTTGGCATCTTGCCTATTGTTTGGACTACTTGGTTTTGTGGATTCTTCTTC GGTACACCTATTGCTTCGGGAATCTACTCGCTTGCAGACAGTAGTAATCACAGTCTTTCGGTATTTAGGCCTGCAGCATATTATTCGGGTG CCGGACGAATAGAAGTGAAGTTTGTTGCAAGGGTTCTAG TCGCTTTTATCTCAGACAGAGACACTATGAA ACTCGATATCGCAAAGCTTACAGCTTTCCTAGTGGCCAATTCCACAGGCACTGGTGTTCTTGTTTGCCCTGGCGGTGGTTATAGCCATGTCTCTATTATCAAGGAAGGTTACACTCCAGCTGCATACCTTAATAAGCTTGGTATTGATGCGTGGGTTCTCGATTATACTACGACATCTAATGCAACTGCGCCTATTTATCCAAAACCCGAGGATGAGGTCTTCGCTGCTCTCAAGAAAATACGTCATGATAACCCCAAAATCGAGAAGCTTGGCATTTGGGGCTTCTCAGCAGGCGGTCACCTTGCATCCACAACCCTCACCAACCCTAAGGCCGGCCTGGATTTTGGCATCCTCGCATATCCCGTGATTACCTTGGAAGGCAACTATACGCATATCGGCTCTCGTGACAATCTCGTCGGGCCCAACGCGACGGCCGAGGAGCTGCACGATCTATCAGCGCAGAACTTGGTCTCTGACACAACACCCCCGACATTTTTGTTCCATACCTTCGACGACCAAGCTGTTCCAGTGCAAAACACTCTCATGTTTGCTGAAGCCATGGCAGCCCATAAGAGAAAAGCTCAGGTTTTGATTTTACCAGATGGTCCACATGGTCTCGGATTGGCTCTTGATGACCCT CAATATCATCACTGCTCCCGAAGGCTGAAGTTAAGAAATTGTTTTTCTTGTATACGTTGCAAATGA